A region of Marasmius oreades isolate 03SP1 chromosome 9, whole genome shotgun sequence DNA encodes the following proteins:
- a CDS encoding uncharacterized protein (CAZy:AA3) yields the protein MFAYFAIQGTMYFRHALTRKVHLLPSQRMTQVMSAAAQVGLTLLALYVGQSHGALYEDATRLPSRPFDFIILGGGTAGSVLANRLTENVNFHVLVLEAGSSNITSTFTEVPFFCNPIHPQFDWNYTTTPQTGLDGRLVSFPRGFVLGGSSSVNGLFYSRGTKDDFDRYADVTGDPGWSWNSLRPYIAMNEKLTPPADRHNTTGQYDPDIHSLTGINSVSLPGWPRPIDDSVIQASHELGGEFSFNLDHNSGNELGLGWAQLTINGNKRSSAATSYLAPYYLSRKNLHVLVNARVTRVLEVRPGTLDFRGVEFTQSPDGPRHHINARKEVLLSAGTIGSTQILLLSGIGDSKHLTSVGIRPIYDLPGVGQNLSDHTRIGNNFLVNSTNTFDEISRNPTLSQELLEQWKTNGTGPLVDTFINHLIFMKLDDSVMKAHGFDQEDPAAGPNSGHIELGVSNGFIGNLPTTGNFIGITARVISPTSRGSVKLNTSDSFDSPLIDPGFLTTQFDIVAMRESIKKSIKFLAAPVWNRYVLGPYGPLANATTDDEIDAYVRQLTGSSAHPVGTLAMSPKDATYGVVNPDLRVKGVRGLRVVDASVFPFIPSAHTQAPVYIIAERAAELIATAWV from the exons ATGTTCGCCTATTTCGCAATTCAGGGGACGATGTATTTCC GTCATGCTCTGACGAGAAAAGTTCATCTGCTTCCCAGCCAAAGGATGACGCAAGTAATGTCTGCGGCGGCCCAGGTAGGATTAACACTCCTTGCGTTGTACGTAGGTCAATCCCACGGAGCATTATACGAAGATGCTACGAGGCTTCCTTCACGACCTTTCGACTTCATCATTCTTGGTG GCGGAACGGCAGGAAGCGTTCTCGCAAACCGACTGACCGAAAACGTAAACTTCCATGTTCTTGTGCTCGAGGCTGGTTCAAG CAACATTACCTCAACCTTCACTGAAGTCCCATTCTTCTGCAACCCAATACATCCGCAGTTTGACTGGAATTATACGACAACACCTCAAACTGGGCTCGATGGTCGATTAGTTTCTTTTCCTCGTGGCTTTGTGCTCGGTGGAAGCAGTTCCGTTA ACGGGCTATTCTACTCTCGTGGCACCAAAGATGACTTCGACCGTTATGCGGACGTCACCGGGGACCCAGGATGGTCGTGGAATAGTCTTCGACCGTACATCGCAATG AATGAAAAACTTACTCCGCCTGCAGATCGCCACAATACTACGGGCCAATACGACCCCGACATTCACAGTTTAACTGGAATCAATTCTGTCAGTCTTCCCGGGTGGCCTCGACCAATAGACGACTCCGTGATACAAGCCTCTCACGAACTCGGAGGCGAATTTTCGTTCAATCTGGACCATAACTCCGGAAACGAACTTGGATTGG GATGGGCGCAACTGACTATCAACGGGAACAAACGGAGTAGTGCTGCGACTTCTTACCTTGCACCATATTACTTGTCAAGGAAGAACTTGCATGTTTTGGTGAACGCAAGGGTGACCCGAGTACTCGAGGTTCGGCCTGGAACGCTGGATTTTAGAGGAGTGGAATTCACTCAAAGTCCCGATG GACCCCGTCACCATATAAATGCGCGTAAAGAGGTTCTTCTCTCAGCAGGAACCATCGGATCTACTCAaatccttcttctctctggCATCGGTGACTCTAAACACCTAACATCGGTCGGGATTCGGCCGATATACGACCTGCCTGGGGTTGGTCAGAACCTCTCAGACCATACGCGGATAGGAAACAATTTTCTAGTAAATTCTACCAACACCTTTGACGAGATCTCTCGAAATCCCACTCTTTCGCAAGAGCTGTTGGAGCAGTGGAAGACAAACGGCACAGGCCCGCTGGTGGATACTTTCATCAATCATCTCATATTCATGAAACTGGACGATAGCGTTATGAAAGCCCACGGTTTCGACCAGGAAGATCCTGCGGCTGGCCCGAACTCAGGTCACATCGAGCTTGGGGTTTCG AACGGGTTCATTGGCAACTTACCCACCACTGGTAACTTCATTGGAATTACCGCTCGCGTTATATCACCGACATCTC GAGGTTCAGTCAAACTCAACACCTCGGATTCATTCGACAGCCCGCTTATTGACCCAGGGTTCCTTACTACCCAATTCGACATCGTAGCTATGAGGGAATCAATTAAAAAGTCAATCAAATTCCTGGCTGCCCCTGTCTGGAACCGCTATGTGCTGGGACCTTACGGACCGTTGGCTAATGCTACTACGGATGACGAGATTGACGCGTATGTGAGACAACTGACTGGAAGTTCTGCGCATCCGGTTGGAACGCTTGCCATGTCCCCGAAGGACGCGACGTATGGGGTCGTGAACCCTGATCTGAGAGTGAAAGGTGTGCGAGGGCTGAGGGTTGTGGATGCGTCAGTCTTC CCCTTCATTCCGAGTGCGCATACTCAAGCTCCTGTGTATATCATCGCCGAAAGAGCTGCAGAATTGATTGCCACAGCATGGGTTTAG